Below is a genomic region from Cloacibacillus sp..
GCGGTCATGGAGGCCAGTCGTTAGGGCGGTTCTGGAAACGGAACCGTCTCCCGTTGTGGAAAGGGGATCTCCGAGGCTTGCCGCCTCCAATCTTTTATCCTCCGTCCCGCGGGTTTTGAATATCGGTTGTAATGCAACACAAATCTCACGAGGAGGGTTTCTAACCCATGCGTATCAACAAGAAAGGCTCCATTATCGCGTTACTTCTCGTCGTCTGCCTGCTGGCCTTTGGCTCGCTCGCGACGGCAAAGGCTCCCGTGCTCCGGATGGCGACCACGACAAGCACCGACAACACAGGCCTGCTCGACTACCTCGCCCCCATCCTTCTTAAGGATACCGGCATTGAGATCCAGTGGGTATCCGTCGGTACCGGCAAAGCCCTTGAGTACGGACGTAACGGCGACGTTGACGTCGTTCTCACCCACGACCCCGCGGCAGAGGACAAATTTATGGCCGAAGGCGCCGGTTCCAACCGCCGCAAGGTCATGTATAACGACTTCGTGCTCATCGGCCCCGCGAACGATCCCGCGGGCGTAAAGGGCAAGCCCGTTACCGAGGCCTTTGCCACGATAGCGAAAAAACAGCAGCCTCTCGTCAGCCGCGCCGACAAATCGGGCACCCATTCCGCCGAACTTAAGATCCTCAAGGCCGCCGGCGTGAAGGATTTCGACAAGGCGAAGTGGTACGTGCAGACGGGTCAGGGAATGCTCAAGACGATCAACATTGCCGACGAGCAGAAGGGCTACACCCTCACCGACCGCGGAACCTTCATCAAATATGACGCCGGACTCAAAGGCAAGCCGGGCCTCGTGATCATCTGCGA
It encodes:
- a CDS encoding substrate-binding domain-containing protein; this encodes MRINKKGSIIALLLVVCLLAFGSLATAKAPVLRMATTTSTDNTGLLDYLAPILLKDTGIEIQWVSVGTGKALEYGRNGDVDVVLTHDPAAEDKFMAEGAGSNRRKVMYNDFVLIGPANDPAGVKGKPVTEAFATIAKKQQPLVSRADKSGTHSAELKILKAAGVKDFDKAKWYVQTGQGMLKTINIADEQKGYTLTDRGTFIKYDAGLKGKPGLVIICEGDPELLNKYSVMAVSPLKHSNVKYDLALKYIDWITSSKVQKDIADFKVEGKQLFFPEAEIRAGH